Part of the Streptomyces sp. NBC_00457 genome, GCCTCGGCGCTCATCGCGTTTCTCGCCGCGACCGCGGTGACACGATTCCGCTTCCGTTTCCGGACCACCCTGCTGATCATGTTTCTGGTGGCCCAGATGGTGCCTGTGGAGGCGCTGACGATCCCGCTGTTCTTCCTCATGCGGGACTTCGGTCAGCTGAACACGCTGGGCTCGCTGATCCTGCCGCACATCGCCTTCTCGCTGCCCTTCGCGATCTGGATGCTGCGGGGGTTCGTGAAAGCCGTTCCAGAGGCGTTGGAGGAGGCCGCGTACATCGACGGGGCGAGCCGGGCGCGATTCCTGTGGCAGATCCTTTTCCCGCTGGTCTTCCCGGGGTTGGTGGCCACCAGCGTGTTTTCCTTCATCTCGGCCTGGAACGACTTCCTGTTCGCCAAGTCCTTCATCATCAGCGACACCTCCCAGTCGACCCTCCCGATGGCCCTGCTGGTCTTCTACAAGCCGGACGAGCCGGACTGGGGTGGTGTGATGGCGGCGTCCACGGTGATGACCATTCCGGTACTGATCTTCTTCGTGCTCGTGCAGCGACGGCTGGTGTCGGGGCTGGGCGGAGCGGTAAAGGACTGACGTGACTGAGACCGACGTGACTGAACTGATTCCGGCACCTCACCACATGGAGCGGACCGAACGCTTCTACGAACTCGGCGACGACTTCGGGATCGAGGCCGGCCTGGGCACCGAGGGCACCGCGCGATGGCTGCGCGCGACGCTCGGCGCGGCGACCGGGCTCGCGCTGCCGCCCAAGGAGGGGGGCCAGTACGACGTCCTCCATCTGTCCGTCCGGCCCGGCCTCGACGCCGAGGCCTACCGCCTCGTCGTCGCCCCCCATGGCGTCCACATCCAGGGCGGCTCGCCCGCCGGTGTCTTCTGGGGCGCACAGACGCTGCGCCAGCTTCTCGGCCCGGACGCCTTCCGGCGTGCGCCCCTTCCCGGCCGTACATGGCGGCTGCCCCTGACGGAGATCCGGGACGCCCCCCGATTCCGCTGGCGCGGCCTCATGCTCGACGTG contains:
- a CDS encoding carbohydrate ABC transporter permease, which translates into the protein MNLVRGLVRRPWRLAAEMSALLIAAVVAFPLYWMVLSAFKPAGEIESTEPRPWTLAPSLDSFRRVFGQQEFGRYFVNSLVVACTVVVASALIAFLAATAVTRFRFRFRTTLLIMFLVAQMVPVEALTIPLFFLMRDFGQLNTLGSLILPHIAFSLPFAIWMLRGFVKAVPEALEEAAYIDGASRARFLWQILFPLVFPGLVATSVFSFISAWNDFLFAKSFIISDTSQSTLPMALLVFYKPDEPDWGGVMAASTVMTIPVLIFFVLVQRRLVSGLGGAVKD